ATATAGAAACTGTATGGGGAACAGGTTATAGGTGGAATAAAAATGAACAGCATTAAAAAACGTCTTAGTTTAAATTTTCTAACTGTAATTTTTATAACTGTAGCCATATTTGAAACGCTTATTATAAGTGGTACTAAACAATATTATTATAAAAACATAGAGGACTCACTTACTAATCAAGTAAAAATCTCCTCTGAATTTTATACAAAATATTTTTCAAATTCATCTTTAAAGGAAAATGTTCAAGAAAATGTAGATGCGTTTTGGAAACAAACTTCAGCTCAAGTTCAAATAATAGATGAAAAAGGAAATATACTAATGGATTCTATAGGTGTAATTCCTTCTGAAATAATTAATGATGAATCCTTTAAAAGTGCTCTTGATGGTAACCTAGGGAAATGGCATGGTAATGTACCCTATTCTAAGCATAAAGTATTTTCTGTAACCTACCCTTTAAAATCCAATAATAAAATAGTAGGTGCCCTTAGATTTATAACTTCTTTGGCACCCGTGGACAAAGAAATTTTTGCTATATCAATGATTCTATCCGCTATTGGATTTATTACTTTGTTTACAGCCCTAGTTGTAAGTATATTTATGTCTAATACAATAGTAGGACCTATAAAAAGCTTAACAGATGTAGCACAAAAAATGGCTGGTGGAGACTTAAAAGTACGTAATACTAAGATATATGACGATGAGGTTGGTAAACTTTCCGATACCCTAAATTACATGGCAGATGAAATACTAAAAAAAGAACAGCTAAAGAATGAATTTATATCGTCTGTCTCCCACGAACTAAGAACTCCCTTGACTTCTATAAAGGGTTGGGCTATAACCTTAAAAACTGATGAATTAGATGATAAAAACCTTATAAGGGATGGCCTTCAAATAATAGAAGAAGAAAGTGAACGTCTTACTAACATGGTAGAAGAACTTTTAGATTTTTCAAAATTTGTATCTGGTAAAATTACTTTAAATAAAGAAATGGTAGATATTAATATATTGCTAGAATACATTAGAAAACAAATGAGTCCTCGTGCTAATAGAGATAATATTAATTTTATAGTTAAAAAAATTGAGAATGTTCCAACTGTAGCTATGGATCCTAATAGAATAAAGCAGGTACTTTTAAATCTTATAGATAATGCTTTTAATTTCACACCAGAAGGTGGTACAGTAACAGTTTGGACAGAAATTCAAAATAAATATCTAATACTTCATGTGGACGACACTGGCTATGGCATAAGTGAAGATGATCTTCCAAAAATTAAAGAAAAATTTTACAAAGGTAAAAGTAGCAAATCTAAAAATGGAATAGGATTATCTATATGCGATGAGATAATAAAGCTACATAATGGATTTTTCATCATAACCAGTGAGCTTAATATTGGAACAAACATTTCTGTTAAGCTTCCAATAGAAATTTAATTTCGAAAAAATACACAGGGAGATAATATACAATGAAGAAAAAGGAAGTACTTATACCTATTTTAATAATCATATTATTACTAGGGTTTTTTACACAATCTTGTAAATTTCCCAACATTAATCCCAAGGAAAAAATAACTGCGCCTAAAAACAAGCTTATTCCTATACAAGGAACTTGGAAAGTGGTGGATTATAAAACTCCTAATAAAAATATTAAACCTAATAAATCTACTATAGGAAAAACAGCAGAATTCAATGAAAAAGGAGCTATATTTTCAGATGAAGCTTGTAAATATCCTAAATATAAAGTTAAAGTAGTAAACGCCGTTGACTATTTATTTTATAACTATAAAGTAGTACCAAAGGATTTAGGTATAAAAAAAGATAAAATAGAAATTATTTCTGTAACCTGTAATGAGAATCTTTTCTATGATTTTATACTTATAGATAAAAATAAACTTTTAATTTATATGGATGAAACATTCTTTATACTACAAAAAATTTCTGACGACACTAAAAATGTAGAAAAAATACAAAATAACACTACTTATAAAAATAAAAATGTCAGTGAAGATTCTCAGCTTAATTCAGGAGTTTTCATTGGACTTCGCTCTGAAAGTTCAGATATATCAAATTCTCCTTCAACTTATAGAACAATCTGGATTTCATCAAAAGATAAAAAAACAACTAATATTTTAGAACACAAAGGAATATTTTTTCCTAGAAAAACTGGTTTTTGGTCTATAGATGTAAATAGAATTTCAACAAAAGGTATTATAGAAGATGCTATAGACTCTCATACAGTAGATGGTAGTGATAATAAAAACTCTAAACTGATTAAACTTCCTTTTAAAAGTTCTAAACAAAATTTATTTAGAAATATTTTATTTATATCTAATGATTATATAGGCACTGAATATTCCATAGGCTCTGTGTATAATAATACTTTAAATAAACTTCAAGTACTACCAGTAGATAACTTAGAAAATAAAAAAGGAATAAAAATATCTGACCTAGTGGGCAACATAGGCTCTGGAATTTTAAAAGATAGTATAAATTCTTTTTTATCTGTACGTAGTGACAAAAAACAAGCTTTTCAACAACAAATTATTGATGAAGAAAACTTTAGGTTATCCAGAAGAAATGGTCATTGGATTATGATGGGAAGATTGAATTCTACTGAAAATCAAAATGACTATATAGATTTTGACTTAAACGTTTTTCCTCCTAAGAAACTTTTAACTTACGATGAATTATCCTTGTCTTGGAGTGATGTAAAAAACAATATTCCTAGTGCCACAGATGTATTTACTTCACCAAATGGAGATATAGCCCTAGTAGTTTCTAGAAACAATCTTTATATTTACTCTATAGAAAACAGAACTCTATCTTCAGAGGCCATAGAAGAAATCCCTATTAAGGGGAATGAATCAATAATCATGGCAGAGTGGGCTACTGGAGACTATGTAGAAAAATGGACTCAAAGCTTTAGGGACTTTATAAAAAGTGAAAAAAGTAAAAAATGATTAAAAGCTAGAGTATTCCTTTTATAAGAATAACTCTAGCTTTTTTAATTGCAAATTACTAATCTTCTTTTATCTAGCCCTCTAGCACACTGATAAACTAGTCCACTAAAAACATAAATTACTTCTCAATTTATGCTTGTTTCACCCCTA
The DNA window shown above is from Haloimpatiens massiliensis and carries:
- a CDS encoding sensor histidine kinase, translated to MKMNSIKKRLSLNFLTVIFITVAIFETLIISGTKQYYYKNIEDSLTNQVKISSEFYTKYFSNSSLKENVQENVDAFWKQTSAQVQIIDEKGNILMDSIGVIPSEIINDESFKSALDGNLGKWHGNVPYSKHKVFSVTYPLKSNNKIVGALRFITSLAPVDKEIFAISMILSAIGFITLFTALVVSIFMSNTIVGPIKSLTDVAQKMAGGDLKVRNTKIYDDEVGKLSDTLNYMADEILKKEQLKNEFISSVSHELRTPLTSIKGWAITLKTDELDDKNLIRDGLQIIEEESERLTNMVEELLDFSKFVSGKITLNKEMVDINILLEYIRKQMSPRANRDNINFIVKKIENVPTVAMDPNRIKQVLLNLIDNAFNFTPEGGTVTVWTEIQNKYLILHVDDTGYGISEDDLPKIKEKFYKGKSSKSKNGIGLSICDEIIKLHNGFFIITSELNIGTNISVKLPIEI